One genomic region from Athalia rosae chromosome 3, iyAthRosa1.1, whole genome shotgun sequence encodes:
- the LOC105689280 gene encoding mucin-19-like isoform X1, with translation MWSQVWTLGVLVLLACSSYADRGASRSSSWDYKSPQNSQPPFKCPSEGYHPDPHDCKVYYRCVDWGNSSPLTSFRFECGPGTVFSKQQGDICTHPSSSGRPECDDSENAINSQDSGDRNDNGQWNGDTGHNSVQWNGDTGDMGGQWNGDTGDNGGQWNGDTGDNGGQWNGDTGDNGGQWDGDIGDNGGQWDGDVGNAGQPGQPGDPNGQPGQPGDPNGQPGQPGDPNGQPGQPGDPNGQPGQPGDSKGQPGTPGTPGTPGTPGTPGTPGTPGTPGTPGTPGTPGTPGTHGTPGTPGTPGTPGTPGTPGTPGTPGTPGTPGTPGTPGTPATPGTPGTPGTPGTPGTPGTPGTPATPGTPGTPGTPGTPGTPGTPGTPGTPGTPGTPGTPGTPATPGTPGTPGTPGTPGTPGTPGTPGTPGTPGTPGTPATPGTPGTPGTPGTPGTPGTPGTPGTPGTPGTPGTPGTPGTPGTPGKPGTPGSPDASRACYEEGFFADPQDCRKFYRCTAEGASLHKYEFRCGPGSVWDQRSQVCNHPNSVPSCNPDTGESSASSEGGPVVSPDIPGKPGTPATPPTPATPATPATPATQPTPATQPTPATQPTPATQPTPATQPTPATQPTPATQPTPATQPTPATQPTPATPAIPATPATPATPATPATPATPATPATPATPATPATPATPATPATPATPATPATPGSPGASGICHEEGFFADPQDCRKFYRCTAEGGSLHKYEFGCGPGTVWDQGSQVCNHPSSVPSCNPDTGESSASSEGGPEVSPDTPEKPGAPGTPGTPGTPGTPPIPGTPGTPATPGTPGTSGTPGTPATPGTPGTPGTPGTPGTPATPGTPGTPGSPGMPPTPGTPGTPGTPGTPGTPATPGTPGTPGTPGTPGTPGTPATPGTPGTPGSPSTPGTPGTPATPGTPGTPGTPGTPGTPGTPGTPATPGTPGTPGSPGTPGTPATPGTPGTPGSPGTPGTPGTPATPGTPGTPGTPGTPGTPGTPATPGTSGTPGSPGTPGSPATPGTPGTPGSPGTPGTPGTPGTPATPGTPGTPGTPATPGTPGTPGTPGTPATPGTSGTPGTPGTPGTPGTPATPGTSGTPGTPGTPGTPGTPATPGTPGTPGSPGTPGTPGTPGTPATPGTPGTPGSPGTPGTPGTPGTPATPGTPGTPGSPGTPGTPGTPGTPATPGTPGTPGTPGTPGTPGKPGTPGSPSASGTCHEEGFFADPQDCRKFYRCTAEGGSLHKYEFGCGPGTVWDQESQTCNHQNSVPSCNPDTGESSATTDQPHTSTQGETATTSPTSDSTTLSSTSIATEYPEAQQPTAKPGSGTDNEPTESSLPTEPSTPSPTNASDKPLTPTTTSAVPVSTGITTEATFEPESTSPLLVETTTASTSPATQPTSPGTESTSSSASEGSGTNSPWNSTPLPETTTLPGSSTTTNPNDSGKPGQCSGEGFFVDPEDCRKFYRCVANGSGYQKHDFMCGTGTAWDETAETCNYIERVAACKQGNNTNENTTPSTSTPSESTTLAQSSTVTESTTNSNVEEPGKTTEAPGQDRTDEPGQVTAITGSESQSTANEHESTTLPGITSTQSSSPETTTVEYSSTGTSTESSSAESTTQKLEESSTGYPGPDTPVQSTPTGTSTEFSSTEPTTKSPEEYPSTGRPTTDNPLTTVQSTSTGISTEPTSTESSSESTTVTSATEQTVAPCATPKPNITLVCTEEGYYPNPTECSKFYRCVDNGKGYSIYHFDCPPGTIFDPSVNVCNHASSVYPPRDCSGAQESTTSAPASTTGTESENTKQPPNSTDSPTSTTPADGSTTTTAPTTPEQESTTQEHESTTEQITTENSSESASTSESSESTTIEATTESEQSTTDSTSETSTSQSPVESTTVPAETTSSVYSTVEETGSTPEGTTQLTSEASTETSTQVTTEATTETSTQVTTEATTETSTQVTTEATTETSTQVTTEATTETTTQVTTEATTETSTQVTTEPTSSVTTEGTTQSTTQSETESTTHSGTEATTETITQETSESSTSESTTEQTASTSVAESTVTEKVESTTATSTEESQATTEQSTATTESAETTTQHPDSTTESTQTTTQSEATTAEGQKSTEYPDQSTTEAPASTTGPQESTTEQSSESTTQQHEESTTGAPVTTAPQVITPCPIGNLTNEQIALVCPTGFRRHPKYCNLFYQCTSASNMDIKVLVLSCPEGTAYDNKKIQCTPEESMSEPCDGPRADARFYRRLTENSMPPVKVHSRSLCPGEGHYPYREGCSNAFYKCRRDLRDDMQGYLYKCPQDYVYWSVSRRCERASRLPMCSYMGTKSKNTNHSWEGRWEVPVEDYNLSGRMLDWEDY, from the exons ATGTGGAGTCAGGTTTGGACGCTTGGCGTCCTGGTTTTATTGGCATGTTCATCGTACGCAGACAGAG gtGCATCTCGAAGCAGTTCCTGGGATTACAAATCGCCACAGAACAGTCAACCGCCGTTTAAATGTCCTAGTGAAGGATATCATCCAGATCCACATGACTGTAAAGTTTACTACAGATGTGTTGATTGGGGAAACAGTAGCCCTCTCACCTCGTTCAGATTTGAATGTGGTCCTGGAACTGTGTTTTCTAAACAACAGGGTGACATTTGCACGCATCCTTCAAGCAGTGGGCGACCAGAATGTGATGATTCTGAAAACGCAATCAACTCACAGGACTCCGGAGACCGAAATGATAATGGACAGTGGAATGGTGACACTGGACATAATAGTGTTCAATGGAACGGAGATACGGGGGATATGGGTGGCCAATGGAACGGCGATACGGGGGATAACGGTGGTCAATGGAACGGCGATACGGGGGATAACGGTGGTCAATGGAACGGCGATACGGGGGATAACGGTGGTCAATGGGATGGAGATATCGGAGATAATGGTGGTCAGTGGGATGGGGATGTAGGCAACGCAGGGCAGCCCGGACAACCAGGAGATCCAAACGGACAACCAGGACAACCAGGAGATCCAAATGGACAACCAGGACAACCAGGAGATCCAAATGGACAACCAGGACAACCAGGAGATCCAAATGGACAACCAGGACAACCAGGAGACTCAAAAGGACAACCAGGTACTCCTGGTACACCTGGAACACCCGGAACACCAGGGACACCTGGTACCCCTGGGACCCCTGGTACACCTGGTACACCCGGAACACCCGGAACACCCGGAACACCAGGAACGCATGGCACACCTGGTACCCCTGGTACACCCGGAACACCCGGAACACCCGGAACACCGGGAACGCCTGGCACACCTGGTACCCCTGGTACACCTGGAACACCTGGAACACCCGGAACACCCGCTACACCAGGAACGCCTGGCACACCTGGTACCCCTGGTACCCCTGGTACACCTGGAACACCCGGAACACCCGCAACACCAGGGACGCCTGGTACTCCTGGAACACCCGGAACACCCGGAACACCAGGAACGCCTGGCACACCTGGTACCCCTGGTACCCCTGGTACACCTGGAACACCCGGAACACCCGCAACACCAGGAACTCCTGGTACTCCTGGAACACCCGGAACACCTGGAACACCCGGAACACCAGGAACGCCTGGTACCCCTGGTACACCTGGAACACCCGGAACACCCGCTACACCAGGAACGCCTGGCACACCTGGAACACCCGGAACACCAGGAACGCCAGGAACGCCTGGCACCCCTGGAACACCCGGAACACCCGGAACGCCTGGCACACCTGGTACCCCTGGAACACCTGGCACACCTGGAAAACCTGGAACACCCGGAAGTCCTGATGCGTCACGTGCTTGCTATGAGGAAGGTTTTTTTGCAGATCCCCAAGATTGTCGAAAGTTCTATCGTTGTACTGCCGAAGGTGCATCCTTGCACAAATATGAGTTCAGGTGTGGTCCTGGAAGCGTCTGGGATCAACGTTCTCAGGTATGCAACCATCCGAATTCTGTGCCAAGCTGTAATCCGGATACTGGTGAATCCAGTGCTTCTTCGGAGGGTGGACCAGTAGTATCTCCTGATATACCTGGAAAACCTGGAACGCCTGCTACACCGCCCACCCCTGCCACACCAGCCACGCCTGCAACCCCTGCTACGCAACCTACGCCAGCAACGCAACCAACGCCAGCAACGCAACCCACGCCAGCAACGCAACCCACACCAGCAACGCAACCCACGCCAGCAACGCAACCCACGCCAGCAACGCAACCCACGCCAGCAACGCAACCCACGCCAGCAACGCAACCTACGCCAGCAACGCCTGCGATACCTGCTACTCCTGCTACCCCTGCTACACCAGCAACACCAGCAACACCTGCAACACCTGCTACACCAGCAACGCCTGCTACCCCTGCTACACCAGCAACACCTGCGACACCTGCTACCCCTGCTACACCAGCAACGCCTGCGACACCTGCTACACCCGGAAGTCCTGGTGCGTCAGGCATTTGCCATGAGGAGGGCTTTTTTGCGGATCCCCAAGATTGTCGAAAGTTCTATCGTTGTACTGCCGAGGGTGGTTCTCTGCACAAATATGAATTCGGGTGTGGTCCTGGAACCGTCTGGGATCAAGGTTCTCAGGTATGCAACCATCCGAGTTCTGTGCCCAGCTGTAATCCGGATACTGGTGAATCCAGTGCGTCTTCGGAGGGTGGACCCGAAGTATCTCCTGATACACCGGAAAAGCCTGGTGCGCCTGGCACACCTGGTACCCCTGGTACCCCCGGTACACCAC CGATACCCGGAACACCCGGAACGCCCGCAACACCAGGAACACCTGGTACCTCTGGTACCCCTGGAACACCCGCAACACCAGGAACGCCTGGTACCCCTGGTACACCTGGTACCCCTGGAACGCCCGCAACACCAGGAACGCCTGGCACACCTGGTAGCCCTGGAATGCCCCCAACACCAGGAACGCCTGGCACACCTGGTACCCCTGGTACCCCAGGAACGCCCGCAACGCCAGGAACGCCTGGCACACCTGGCACACCTGGTACCCCTGGTACCCCTGGAACGCCCGCAACACCAGGAACGCCTGGCACACCCGGTAGCCCTAGTACCCCTGGTACCCCTGGAACGCCCGCAACACCAGGAACGCCTGGCACACCCGGCACACCTGGTACCCCAGGTACCCCAGGTACCCCTGGAACACCCGCAACACCAGGAACGCCTGGCACACCTGGTAGCCCTGGTACACCCGGAACGCCTGCAACGCCAGGAACGCCTGGCACACCCGGTAGCCCTGGTACACCTGGTACCCCTGGAACGCCCGCAACACCAGGAACGCCTGGCACACCTGGCACACCTGGTACCCCTGGTACCCCTGGAACGCCCGCAACACCAGGAACGTCTGGCACACCTGGTAGCCCTGGTACACCCGGATCGCCTGCAACGCCAGGAACGCCTGGCACACCTGGTAGCCCTGGTACACCAGGAACGCCTGGTACACCCGGAACACCTGCAACGCCTGGCACACCTGGTACCCCTGGAACGCCCGCAACACCAGGAACGCCTGGAACACCTGGTACCCCTGGAACACCCGCAACACCAGGAACGTCTGGCACACCTGGCACACCTGGTACCCCAGGTACCCCTGGAACACCCGCAACACCAGGAACGTCTGGCACACCTGGCACACCTGGTACCCCAGGTACCCCTGGAACACCCGCAACACCAGGAACGCCCGGCACACCTGGTAGCCCTGGTACACCAGGAACGCCTGGTACACCCGGAACACCTGCAACGCCAGGAACGCCTGGCACACCTGGTAGCCCTGGTACACCAGGAACGCCTGGTACACCCGGAACGCCCGCAACACCAGGAACGCCTGGCACACCTGGTAGCCCTGGTACACCAGGAACGCCTGGTACACCCGGAACACCTGCAACGCCAGGAACGCCTGGCACACCTGGCACACCTGGAACTCCTGGTACACCTGGAAAACCTGGGACACCCGGAAGTCCTAGTGCATCAGGTACTTGCCATGAGGAAGGCTTTTTTGCAGATCCCCAAGATTGTCGAAAGTTCTATCGTTGTACTGCTGAGGGTGGTTCTCTGCACAAATATGAATTCGGGTGTGGTCCTGGAACCGTCTGGGATCAAGAATCTCAAACATGCAACCATCAGAATTCAGTGCCAAGCTGTAATCCGGATACTGGTGAATCTAGCGCAACTACAGATCAACCGCACACTTCTACTCAAGGAGAGACTGCTACCACATCACCTACGTCAGATTCTACAACACTATCTTCCACTAGCATAGCTACTGAATATCCAGAAGCCCAACAACCAACAGCAAAACCTGGATCTGGAACAGACAACGAACCTACAGAATCATCCCTTCCAACTGAACCTTCTACTCCATCGCCTACAAATGCATCTGATAAACCTTTGACTCCCACGACAACATCGGCAGTTCCGGTATCTACAGGCATCACAACCGAAGCAACATTCGAACCAGAAAGTACTTCCCCACTGCTGGTCGAAACTACAACGGCATCAACTTCTCCAGCAACACAGCCAACGTCACCAGGCACTGAATCTACAAGTAGCTCAGCCTCTGAAGGGTCAGGTACGAATTCTCCATGGAATTCAACACCACTGCCAGAAACTACGACGCTACCTGGAAGCTCTACTACTACAAATCCAAATGATTCTGGAAAACCAGGACAATGCTCCGGTGAAGGATTCTTTGTGGATCCTGAAGATTGTCGTAAGTTCTATCGTTGCGTTGCTAATGGTTCCGGATACCAGAAACATGACTTCATGTGTGGTACTGGAACAGCTTGGGATGAGACGGCTGAAACTTGTAACTATATAGAACGGGTAGCGGCGTGCAAGCAAGGAAATAATACTAATGAAAACACCACACCAAGTACATCGACACCTTCAGAGTCTACAACATTAGCACAGTCTTCTACAGTGACTGAAAGCACTACGAACTCGAACGTGGAAGAGCCGGGAAAGACAACGGAAGCTCCGGGACAAGACAGAACAGATGAACCTGGGCAAGTTACAGCAATTACCGGAAGTGAGAGCCAATCAACCGCTAATGAACATGAATCCACTACTCTGCCAGGAATTACTAGCACTCAAAGTTCATCACCAGAAACCACTACTGTCGAATATAGTTCTACTGGAACATCGACGGAGTCTAGTAGCGCTGAATCGACTACGCAAAAGCTAGAAGAATCTTCTACGGGATATCCTGGTCCCGATACTCCTGTTCAATCAACTCCAACTGGAACTTCAACTGAGTTCAGTTCTACTGAACCAACTACGAAATCCCCAGAAGAATATCCTTCGACAGGTCGGCCTACTACCGATAATCCGCTCACTACGGTTCAATCGACGTCTACCGGAATTTCTACCGAGCCAACTTCTACTGAATCTTCTTCCGAATCCACTACAGTAACATCAGCAACGGAACAGACAGTTGCACCATGTGCAACACCGAAGCCTAATATTACCTTGGTCTGCACCGAGGAAGGCTACTATCCGAATCCGACAGAATGCAGTAAATTCTATCGATGTGTCGATAACGGAAAAGGCTACAGTATATACCACTTTGATTGCCCACCTGgaacaattttcgatccaagtGTAAACGTTTGTAATCACGCTAGCTCCGTCTACCCACCGAGAGATTGTTCAGGGGCACAAGAATCGACAACATCAGCACCTGCATCAACAACTGGAACGGAATCTGAAAACACTAAGCAGCCACCAAATTCGACTGACTCACCCACATCAACAACCCCAGCAGATGGGTCTACAACTACAACGGCACCCACCACCCCTGAACAAGAGTCAACGACACAAGAACACGAATCTACTACTGAACAGATAACGACTGAGAATTCCTCAGAATCCGCCTCCACCTCTGAAAGTTCTGAATCCACAACCATAGAGGCAACGACTGAATCAGAACAAAGTACGACCGATTCTACTTCGGAGACTTCCACATCTCAATCTCCAGTCGAGTCCACGACAGTTCCAGCTGAAACAACTTCATCTGTTTATTCTACTGTAGAGGAGACTGGTAGCACTCCTGAAGGAACGACACAGCTCACTAGTGAAGCTAGTACTGAAACATCGACTCAGGTAACTACTGAAGCCACGACTGAAACATCGACTCAGGTAACTACTGAAGCCACGACTGAAACATCGACTCAGGTAACTACTGAAGCCACGACTGAAACATCGACTCAGGTAACTACCGAAGCCACGACTGAAACAACGACTCAGGTAACTACTGAAGCCACGACTGAAACATCGACTCAGGTAACGACTGAACCCACGAGTTCCGTAACAACTGAAGGAACTACTCAAAGCACAACGCAGTCAGAGACTGAATCGACTACTCACAGTGGTACTGAAGCTACGACTGAAACAATAACTCAAGAAACCTCTGAATCTTCAACTTCTGAATCAACGACAGAACAAACTGCGTCTACGTCTGTTGCTGAGAGTACGGTGACTGAGAAAGTAGAAAGTACAACTGCAACAAGTACAGAGGAATCTCAGGCAACGACTGAACAATCCACAGCTACGACTGAATCAGCAGAAACAACGACACAGCATCCAGATAGCACAACCGAGAGTACGCAGACAACGACACAGTCTGAAGCCACTACAGCAGAAGGACAAAAATCAACAGAATATCCGGATCAATCGACAACTGAAGCTCCAGCATCAACCACAGGACCCCAAGAAAGTACAACCGAACAATCCAGCGAATCGACAACGCAACAACATGAGGAGAGTACAACAGGAGCCCCTGTGACCACAGCACCACAAGTGATCACACCTTGTCCAATTGGAAATTTGACAAACGAACAAATTGCTCTGGTCTGTCCCACCGGTTTCCGTCGACATCCGAAGTATTGCAATCTCTTTTATCAATGTACATCGGCAAGTAACATGGACATCAAGGTCTTGGTTCTGAGTTGCCCTGAGGGCACTGCCTACGACAACAAGAAGATCCAATGCACACCTGAAGAAAGTATGAGTGAACCATGTGATGGACCTCGAGCAGATGCCAGATTTTACCGAAGATTAACCGAGAACTCAATGCCCCCC gTAAAAGTTCACTCTAGGAGCCTTTGCCCCGGTGAAGGACATTATCCATATCGTGAAGGCTGCAGCAACGCATTCTACAAGTGTAGACGAGATTTGAGAGATGATATGCAAGGATATCTATATAAATGTCCGCAGGATTACGTATATTGGTCAGTTTCCAGGAGGTGCGAAAGAGCAAGTCGATTACCAATGTGTTCATACATGGGCACAAAAAGCAAGAATACGAATCACTCTTGGGAAGGTCGATGGGAAGTACCAGTAGAAGATTATAATCTTTCCGGAAGAATGCTCGACTGGGAGGATTATTAG